One window of the Trifolium pratense cultivar HEN17-A07 linkage group LG2, ARS_RC_1.1, whole genome shotgun sequence genome contains the following:
- the LOC123905017 gene encoding 60S ribosomal protein L34, with the protein MVQRLTYRRRHSYATKSNQHRVVKTPGGKLVYQTTKKRASGPKCPVTGKRIQGIPHLRPTEYKRSRLPRNRRTVNRAYGGVLSGGAVRERIIRAFLVEEQKIVKKVLKIQKAKEKLATKA; encoded by the exons ATGGTTCAGCGTCTCACCTATCGCAGGCGTCATAGCTACGCAACCAAATCTAATCAACACAGGGTTGTTAAAACCCCTG GTGGTAAGCTTGTTTATCAAACTACCAAAAAGAGAGCTAGTGGACCTAAGTGCCCTGTTACTGGCAAGAGAATTCAAGGA ATTCCACACTTGAGGCCTACAGAGTACAAGAGATCAAGGTTGCCTAGAAACCGTAGGACTGTTAACCGTGCATATGGCGGAGTTTTGTCTGGAGGTGCTGTTCGGGAAAG GATCATCAGGGCTTTCTTGGTTGAAGAGCAAAAGATAGTGAAGAAGGTCCTCAAAATTCAGAAGGCAAAGGAAAAGCTTGCCACAAAGGCATGA
- the LOC123905006 gene encoding uncharacterized protein LOC123905006: MAERKTMRDYIIEAKLDAIIANLEILKRQFGIYTSLPCEHCDLVGHESEECPTRSIWDDGEIVHNGEQHDPHPFKRDINYIPPCLRRWCPEQAEEPYVNETLTTLNQNTLTELSQKPQDSISTHVEPKQEEEYENVTLISGVDLNEKLEHEGLVSVGCEQALTEESNCEEKYLVVQDKKESLEAPIILGQTLVTIGDVVIEVQKGKVSLRHGKEDDVLKALNSVEKFSHFISSYFDNLVITNNFSDLRMQDPLEKTLILQDPSIMVDVMEVKTSLFFEAHPPHGKRKNNMNHMIRKLRRGNALKVKFALGEPPD; the protein is encoded by the exons ATGGCTGAGAGAAAAACAATGAGAGATTACATCATAGAAGCTAAATTGGATGCTATAAtagctaatttggaaattcttAAAAGACAATTTGGGATATATACCTCTCTTCCTTGTGAACATTGTGATTTAGTGGGGCATGAAAGTGAAGAATGTCCGACAAGAAGTATATGGGATGATGGTGAAATTGTCCATAATGGGGAGCAAC ATGATCCTCACCCTTTCAAGAGGGACATTAATTACATACCACCTTGCTTGAGACGTTGGTGTCCAGAACAAGCGGAAGAGCCATATGTTAATGAGACACTTACAACCTTGAACCAAAACACTCTTACTGAGTTATCTCAAAAACCTCAAGACTCAATATCCACACATGTTGAGCCCAAACAAGAGGAAGAATACGAAAATGTCACTCTCATTAGTGGTGTAGACTTAAATGAAAAGCTTGAACATGAGGGACTTGTATCAGTAGGATGTGAACAAGCTCTTACTGAAGAGAGCAATTGTGAAGAAAAATACCTTGTGGTTCAAGACAAAAAAGAAAGTCTAGAAGCCCCGATCATTTTGGGTCAAACTCTAGTAACCATTGGTGATGTGGTAATTGAGGTTCAAAAGGGAAAGGTAAGCTTAAGGCATGGTAAGGAAGATGATGTTTTGAAAGCTTTAAATTCTGTTGAAAAATTCTCTCATTTTATTTCTTCCTATTTTGACAATCTGGTTATTACTAATAATTTTAGTGATTTAAGGATGCAGGACCCTTTGGAAAAGACTCTTATTTTGCAGGATCCTAGCATAATGGTGGATGTTATGGAAGTGAAAACTTCACTTTTTTTTGAAGCTCATCCACCACatggaaaaagaaagaataatatGAACCACATGATTAGAAAGTTAAGAAGGGGCAATGCattaaaggtgaaatttgcCCTTGGAGAGCCACCTGATTGA
- the LOC123905005 gene encoding uncharacterized protein LOC123905005, giving the protein MFDSLNDFVHGNMSLAFDSLRVFISNYLFYSFGLILKYFFRFLHLGDAKKAVINSPSQQQLVDGNFHDSKVDGFPEELANFLFWSEDSHQGETECSVFMDHVHEEKTECSVLKNIHSNFLDDSVKTEVYMDNSVSKEIESVFLDSEFENFVVHEDCKENGGEKEVFVSKESESNFQEIENKNFVSMENGYDLYNGSMKIDEDKEEEKELGDDILEIDSNVQEDGCKIDENETEHSVFAENDANEDGKKIEDSVSKGSDSNLHDVSMNKDEIEKENFVFGDEIFDLHHDSKIAEETEQETGDSVFVDSDTIKTITSKYEFFSAKDISVFVEEPTTLRFSFRQFYTSPEVSSISNNAYKEFSKLDLEKDFVTEKEEGKEESIHSNDVPLVFESETFGVTDSSDEDYFIFNENSVTSDSESESSCSSGLIWSNTNNKIDDSFSYRFLGSEKFESEIRKLMMRDEKVEGVEENQSSFDDKVSKFEVHEADFENEYIEIEHEMKGLKSFQEHGFEVKDQREVMKKSEEAKLNESESESDEDEFEWEHEEIVEQLKLELKNSRQGGLATIIEEVEDEEEQDEKESPKVFEEFKPMKIEVKLLEHKDQMNEIEKVYKSYAEKMRKLDILNYQTMHALGLLQLKDPLKLISIPKSTISNAIISQNLWPRKSTKITSDPFLKLVHQLHRDLELVYVGQICLSWEILCWLHMKAIELQQYDSKGSHRYNHVAGEFQLFQVLMQRFIENEPFQGGPRIQNYVKNRCVIRNLLHVPAIKDDSKGGEEDPTASGRLQDIIKESMRVFWEFVRTDNKDNGNVISKEIGSDLKDPAISNLLVDIRTQLLKKERKLKDIVRSGNCIVKKFQKHHEDQLDHEQLVAQVGLKLISRVINMSQLRKEQVLWCSEKLNGIKFLSRKIVHVEPSFLLFPC; this is encoded by the exons ATGTTTGATTCTTTGAATGATTTTGTTCATGGAAACATGTCTTTGGCTTTTGATTCTTTGAGGGTTTTCATAAGCAATTATTTGTTCTATTCATTTGGATTGATCCTCAAATACTTCTTCAG GTTTCTTCATTTAGGAGATGCTAAAAAAGCTGTCATAAATTCACCATCACAACAACAACTAGTTGATGGAAATTTTCATGATTCTAAGGTTGATGGTTTCCCAGAAGAGTTggctaattttcttttttggagtGAAGATTCTCATCAAGGTGAAACTGAGTGCTCTGTTTTCATGGATCATGTTCATGAAGAAAAAACAGAGTGCTCTGTTTTAAAGAATATTCACTCCAATTTTCTTGATGATAGTGTGAAAACAGAGGTTTATATGGACAACTCTGTTTCAAAGGAGATTGAATCAGTTTTCTTGGATAGTGAGTTTGAAAATTTTGTAGTTCATGAAGATTGCAAGGAAAATGGAGGAGAAAAAGAAGTGTTTGTTTCAAAAGAGAGTGAATCAAATTTTCAAGAAATTGAAAACAAGAATTTTGTTTCCATGGAGAATGGTTATGATCTATATAATGGTAGTATGAAGATAGATGAAGacaaggaagaagaaaaagaattagGAGATGATATATTGGAGATTGACTCTAATGTTCAAGAAGATGGATgcaaaattgatgaaaatgaaacAGAGCACTCTGTTTTCGCCGAGAATGATGCAAATGAAGATGGTAAGAAAATAGAGGACTCTGTTTCTAAGGGCAGTGATTCTAATCTTCATGATGTTAGTATGAACAAAgatgaaattgaaaaagagaaCTTTGTTTTCGGCGATGAAATTTTCGATCTTCACCATGATAGTAAAATAGCAGAGGAAACAGAGCAAGAAACAGGGGACTCTGTTTTTGTGGATAGTGATACTATAAAAACAATCACAAGTAAGTATGAATTCTTTTCAGCAAAAGATATAAGTGTTTTCGTCGAAGAACCAACGACATTGAGATTCAGTTTTCGACAATTTTACACGAGTCCAGAAGTTTCATCCATTTCTAATAATGCATACAAAGAGTTTTCAAAGCTTGATTTAGAGAAAGACTTTGTAACTGaaaaagaagaaggaaaagaggaaTCTATTCATTCAAATGATGTTCCATTAGTGTTTGAGAGTGAAACGTTTGGTGTAACTGATTCATCTGATGAAGATTATTTCATTTTCAATGAAAATTCAGTTACATCTGATTCTGAGTCAGAATCATCTTGTTCAAGTGGTTTAATATGGAGCAACACCAATAACAAAATTGATGATTCATTTTCCTATCGGTTTCTTGGTAGCGAAAAATTTGAGTCGGAGATTCGAAAGTTGATGATGAGAGATGAAAAAGTAGAAGGTGTAGAAGAAAACCAATCTTCATTTGATGATaaagtttcaaaatttgaaGTTCATGAAGCTGATTTTGAAAATGAGTATATAGAAATAGAACATGAAATGAAGGGTTTGAAATCATTTCAAGAACATGGTTTTGAAGTGAAAGATCAAAGAGAAGTTATGAAGAAAAGTGAAGAAGCTAAGTTGAATGAGTCAGAATCAGAATCTGATGAAGATGAATTTGAATGGGAGCATGAAGAAATAGTGGAACAATTGAAGTTAGAATTGAAGAATTCAAGACAAGGTGGACTTGCTACAATCATAGAagaagttgaagatgaagaagaacaAGATGAAAAAGAATCACCAAAAGTGTTTGAAGAATTCAAACCAATGAAAATTGAAGTGAAGTTATTAGAACACAAGGATCAAATGAATGAGATTGAAAAAGTTTACAAGAGCTATGCAGAGAAAATGAGGAAACTTGATATCTTGAATTATCAAACCATGCATGCATTAG GTCTACTTCAACTAAAAGACCCtcttaaattaatttcaataccAAAATCCACCATCTCAAATGCAATAATCTCTCAAAATTTGTGGCCAAGAAAATCAACAAAGATCACATCTGACCCATTTCTAAAACTTGTTCATCAACTTCATAGAGATTTGGAATTGGTATATGTTGGACAAATTTGCCTCTCATGGGAAATTCTATGTTGGCTACACATGAAAGCCATTGAGTTACAACAATATGATTCAAAAGGGTCTCATAGGTATAACCATGTTGCTGGTGAATTTCAACTTTTTCAAGTATTGATGCAAAGGTTCATAGAGAATGAGCCATTTCAAGGTGGACCAAGGATTCAAAATTATGTAAAGAATCGTTGTGTGATTAGAAACCTACTTCATGTTCCAGCTATAAAAG ATGATAGTAAAGGGGGTGAGGAGGATCCTACTGCAAGTGGAAGATTGCAAGATATCATCAAGGAATCAATGCGGGTGTTTTGGGAATTTGTCCGAACAGATAATAAAGATAATGGGAATGTGATTTCTAAGGAAATTGGAAGTGATCTTAAAGACCCTGCAATTTCAAATCTTCTAGTGGACATTCGAACACAACTATTGAAG AAGGAGAGAAAGCTGAAGGACATAGTAAGAAGTGGGAATTGCATAGTGAAAAAGTTCCAAAAGCACCATGAGGATCAACTTGATCACGAGCAATTAGTTGCTCAAGTTGGGTTGAAATTGATTTCAAGGGTGATAAACATGTCACAATTAAGAAAAGAACAAGTACTATGGTGTAGTGAAAAGTTGAACGGAATTAAATTTTTAAGCAGGAAGATTGTTCATGTGGAACCTTCTTTTTTGCTTTTTCCATGTTGA
- the LOC123905396 gene encoding disease resistance protein Roq1-like — protein MATMKELKPQSSSSFTHEWVYDVFLSFRGEDTRKGFTGNLYNALCEKGINTFIDDKELRKGEEIKLALMTAIQQSRAAIVIFSENYASSTYCLEELTKIMECIKRNGRLVWPVFYQVDPSDVRHQKGSYAEALANHEREKTIDKEKVKQWRSALEEAANLSGWHFKHGYEYELIEEIVKEVSKKINRRPLHVAKYPVGLVSRVQKLNSLLEIESDEVVQMVGIFGMGGLGKTTLACAVYNCIADRFDSLCFLANVRDNSKKYGLVQVQEMLLSELAGEKDLNLCSLNKGISIIKSRLSGKKILLILDDVDRLEQLEALAGGLDWFGSGSRVIITTRNKHLLHVQRIERVYELEGLKDGEALELFAWNAFKTKEIDPSYVDISKRAVRYSNGLPLSVEIIGSDLYGKTKSEWKSALDTYERIPHDNIQEILRVSYDGLKEFEKEIFLDIACFFKGYKLSDVANILTRGRGFNPDYAIQVLIDKSLIKIDHCHVRIHDMIEDMGREIVRLESASKPGERSRLWFSTDILHVFKENKGSDKTEVIMLRLLKDKEVQWDGNALKKMENLKILVIEKAHFSRGPTHLPKSLKVLKWCDYPESSLPAHYDPKKLVILDLSMGLFTFGKQKIMEFKSLTEMKLSKCQSLKKVPDMSGAPNLKKLHLDSCKRLVKVHDSVGFLGKLEDLNLNGCTGLKILPRGINLPSLKTMSLRNCKALKNFPEILGKMENITYLVLSDSGICDLPFSIGLLVGLANLAIDRCNNLLELPSSIFMLPELKALEAYSCKGLARIKKGKGQLRETSSDVKSVVEFSFCHLSDEKSVVDFSFCHLSDEFLVTLLPCFHCVTNLSLDYSSITILPSCINACHSLEELTLNNCTALREIRDLPPNIKHLSAINCTSLTSQSKKMLLNKMLPNSGTKYICFPGSTIPSWFHENRQAPSMSFKFRKKLPLMALSVAVVAGGCYCSKCCLKCDFDLIINGSKRLTNFLHVSWSKTNAIDTNLNHIILLDLQLKASLDMIGKLRIMNGWNHAEISLVKHSGQDMKWMRLHVQEQKTSMADIQIINPKVTIEGKEKKNVTCGDKS, from the exons ATGGCTACAATGAAAGAGTTAAAACCCCAGTCCTCCTCTTCCTTTACCCATGAATGGGTTTACGATGTTTTCCTCAGTTTTCGAGGAGAGGACACTCGAAAGGGTTTTACCGGAAACCTTTATAATGCACTTTGTGAAAAAGGAATCAACACTTTCATAGATGATAAAGAGCTAAGAAAAGGAGAAGAAATCAAACTAGCTCTCATGACAGCAATCCAACAATCAAGGGCGGCAATTGTGATTTTTTCAGAAAACTACGCATCATCCACTTATTGCTTGGAAGAACTTACAAAGATCATGGAGTGCATAAAACGCAATGGCAGGTTGGTTTGGCCAGTTTTTTATCAAGTTGACCCTTCTGATGTGCGCCATCAGAAAGGGAGCTACGCAGAAGCACTGGCCAATCATGAAAGAGAAAAAACCATTGACAAGGAAAAGGTAAAACAATGGAGGTCAGCTTTGGAAGAAGCAGCTAACCTATCGGGTTGGCATTTCAAACACGG GTACGAGTATGAGTTGATTGAAGAGATCGTTAAAGAAGTCTCTAAAAAGATTAATCGTAGGCCTTTACATGTTGCTAAATACCCTGTTGGGTTAGTGTCACGAGTGCAAAAACTGAACTCGCTTCTAGAAATTGAATCAGATGAGGTGGTTCAAATGGTAGGGATTTTTGGAATGGGTGGGTTAGGCAAAACAACACTTGCATGTGCCGTATACAATTGCATTGCTGATCGATTTGATAGTCTCTGTTTTCTTGCTAATGTTAGAGACAATTCAAAGAAGTATGGTTTGGTACAAGTACAGGAGATGCTTCTTTCGGAATTAGCTGGGGAGAAAGATCTTAATTTGTGCAGTTTAAATAAGGGAATTTCTATTATAAAAAGTAGACTTTCTGGGAAAAAAATTCTATTGATCCTGGATGATGTTGACAGGTTGGAGCAACTAGAAGCACTTGCTGGTGGACTTGACTGGTTTGGTTCAGGCAGCAGAGTTATTATCACAACAAGGAATAAGCATTTGCTGCATGTTCAACGCATTGAAAGAGTTTATGAATTAGAAGGATTGAAGGATGGAGAAGCCCTTGAATTGTTTGCTTGGAATGCtttcaaaacaaaagaaattgatCCTAGTTATGTGGACATTTCAAAGAGAGCAGTGCGTTATTCTAATGGACTTCCATTGTCTGTTGAAATAATAGGCTCTGACTTGTACGGTAAAACAAAATCGGAGTGGAAATCTGCTTTGGATACTTATGAGAGAATTCCTCATGATAATATTCAGGAAATCCTACGAGTAAGTTATGATGGCTTAAAAGAATTTGAGAAGGAAATCTTTTTAGACATCGCTTGCTTCTTCAAAGGATACAAACTAAGTGATGTTGCGAACATACTAACCAGGGGACGTGGCTTCAACCCAGACTATGCTATCCAGGTGCTGATTGATAAAAGCCTGATAAAAATTGATCATTGTCACGTGAGGATACATGACATGATTGAAGATATGGGAAGAGAAATTGTGCGGCTGGAATCAGCCTCAAAGCCAGGTGAACGCAGTAGATTATGGTTCTCCACAGATATTCTACATGTTTTCAAAGAGAACAAG GGGTCTGATAAAACTGAGGTCATCATGCTACGCCTACTCAAAGATAAAGAAGTCCAATGGGATGGAAATGCATTGAAGAAAATGGAAAACCTCAAAATACTGGTAATAGAAAAAGCTCACTTTTCCAGAGGACCTACTCATCTCCCAAAAAGTTTAAAAGTGCTAAAATGGTGTGATTATCCTGAATCGTCATTGCCAGCTCATTATGATCCAAAGAAACTTGTCATACTCGACCTGTCTATGGGCCTTTTTACCTTCGGCAAACAAAAAATCATG gAATTTAAATCTTTGACAGAAATGAAGTTAAGCAAGTGTCAATCCTTAAAGAAAGTACCTGACATGTCTGGAGCTCCAAATTTGAAGAAACTGCATCTTGATTCCTGCAAGAGATTAGTTAAAGTTCATGATTCCGTTGGGTTCCTTGGAAAACTTGAAGATTTGAATCTTAATGGTTGCACCGGTCTCAAGATTCTTCCCCGTGGCATCAACTTACCTTCACTTAAAACCATGTCCCTTAGGAATTGTAAAGCTCTTAAGAATTTTCCAGAAATTCTAGGGAAGATGGAAAACATAACATACCTTGTTTTGAGTGATAGTGGGATATGTGATTTGCCCTTCTCCATTGGACTTCTTGTGGGGCTTGCAAACCTGGCTATAGACAGATGCAACAACCTACTTGAACTACCGAGTAGTATTTTTATGTTGCCAGAACTTAAGGCCTTGGAGGCTTACAGTTGCAAGGGGCTTGCACGAATCAAGAAGGGAAAAGGTCAATTGCGGGAAACATCTTCAGATGTGAAAAGTGTTGTTGAATTCAGCTTTTGCCATCTATCAGATGAGAAAAGTGTTGTTGACTTCAGCTTTTGCCATCTATCAGATGAATTTCTCGTTACACTTCTTCCTTGCTTTCACTGTGTCACAAATTTATCCCTTGATTACAGCAGTATCACGATCCTTCCATCATGCATCAATGCATGCCACTCTTTGGAGGAACTTACTCTGAATAATTGTACGGCGCTACGAGAAATCAGAGACCTGCCACCAAACATAAAACATCTTAGTGCAATAAATTGTACATCATTGACTTCCCAATCCAAGAAAATGTTATTGAACAAG ATGCTGCCCAATTCTGGGACCAAATATATCTGTTTTCCAGGATCAACTATCCCCAGCTGGTTCCATGAAAATAGACAGGCACCGTCTATGTCCTTCAAGTTCCGAAAAAAATTGCCACTGATGGCTCTTAGTGTTGCAGTAGTTGCGGGTGGTTGTTATTGTTCAAAATGTTGTCTGAAGTGTGACTTTGACCTGATCATTAATGGCAGTAAACGGCTCACGAACTTTCTCCATGTTAGTTGGTCTAAAACTAATGCAATTGATACAAATTTAAATCATATAATTCTGCTGGATCTGCAGCTCAAAGCTAGTCTGGATATGATTGGAAAACTACGTATTATGAATGGATGGAATCATGCTGAGATTTCATTAGTAAAACACAGTGGACAAGATATGAAATGGATGAGACTTCATGTACAGGAACAGAAAACAAGCATGGCAGATATTCAAATTATCAATCCTAAGGTTACAatagaaggaaaagaaaagaaaaatgtcaCGTGTGGTGATAAAAGTTAG